A window of Microbispora hainanensis genomic DNA:
GAAAACCCAACGAAGAACGCCATAACTCTGTGACTCCACTTTTTCGCCGGATTTCCGTGCGCGAAAGCGAGACACGCCACGGGCAGCGGCAGCTCGGCGGTCGGGAAGAGCGTGACAGCGAGCTCGCCGATCGGCTCACGCCGGGAGACCTAGGACCAGCGCCCGATGTGGAGACGCGGCCGGGAAACCTATAACGGACGCATGTACGCGATCAGATTGCACGCTTTCGGCCCCGCCGAGAATCTCGTCTACGAGGAGGCCGAGGATCCCGAGCCCGGGCCCGGCCAGGTGCGCGTGGCCGTACGGGCGGCGGGGGTGCACCTCGTCGACACCGTGTTGCGGGCCGGGAAGTACGGAGGCGGCCCGATCCCCGTCCCTGATTTGCCCACGATTCCCGGCCGTGAGGTCGCCGGGGTCGTCGACGCCGTCGGCCCAGAGGTCGATCCGGGCCTGATCGGCAGGCGGGTCGTGACCCACCTCGGCATGGTGCCCGGCGGATACGCCGAGCTGGCCGTACGGGACGCCGCGGCGATCCACGAGATCCCGGACGGCCTGGGGTACGGCGAGGCGGTGGCGATGATCGGCACCGGCCGGACCACGATGGGCATCCTCGACGTCGCGGAGATCCGGGCGGACGACGTCATGGTGGTGACGGCGGCCGCCGGGGGCATCGGCAACCTACTGGTGCAGGCGGGGGTGCGGGCCGGCGCCACGGTCGTGGGGCTCGCCGGCGGCCCGGCCAAGGTGAGCCGGGTGCGGGAGCTGGGCGCGCACCACGCCGTGGACTACACCGCTCCCGGCTGGCCCGACGAGGTGCGGGCGCTCCTCGGCGACCGGGAGGTCACGCTGGCGCTCGACGGCGTCGGCGGGACCATCGGACGGGCGACGCTGGAGCTGCTCGGCGTCGGCGGCAGGATCGTGCTGTTCGGCTGGTCGGACGCCGAGGGCGGCCCGACCGCGCTGACCACGGAGGACCTCTACCAGCGCGGCATCACCGCGGCGGTGGGGATCGGCCCGCGGGTGCTGAAGCGGCCGGGCGGCCTGCGGGGTCTGGAGGAGCGGGCGCTGGCCGCCGCGGGGTCGGGTGAGCTGGTCCCGCTGGTGCAGAGCTTCCCGCTCAAGGACGCCGCCGCCGCGCACGCCGCGCTGGAGACCCGCGCCACCACGGGCAAGGTCGTCCTCGTTCCCTAGGCGACCAGGACGGGGTGGGGGAGCACCGAGGTGTGGCAGTAGCCGAGGTCGTTCATGGGGGTGACCTCGGGCTGGGTGCGGCCGTGCTCGTCGGTGGCCCGCACCCGTACGACATGGGCGCCGGGGGCGGGGTCCCAGGTGAACCGCCAGCGGGTCCAGACGCCCGCGAGGCCGGGCCCGTCGAGGACGGCGGGCCGCCAGGGGCCGTCGTCGATCCGGTAGTCGACGGCGGTCACCCGGTCCTCCCCGGCGTACGCCCGGCCGCGGATCGTCTGCGGTCCTGGGTGCAGCCGCGCGGGCCAGGGCAGCTCGACCAGGCTCGCTACCGGCGTGGAGGTGATCGGCACGGCCGGACGTCCGGGGCCGACGATCACGTAGTCGTCGGTGTTCCACGGCACGCTCAGCGGCCGGTCGGACACCTCGATCCGGCCCACCCACTTGATGCTCGCCGCGCCGAGCCAGCCGGAGACCACCACGCGGGCCGGAAAGCCGTGGTCGGGCGGCAGGATCTCGCCGTTCAGGGCGAGCGCGAGCAGGGTGTCGGGGGCGAGGGCCTTGGCGAGGGGCATCGGGCGGCGTCCGCGCGCCTCGTCGAGCCCTTCCGGCATCACCTCGACGGCGGCGTCCGTGAGGCCGGCGGGTTCGAGCAGGTCGCGCAGCGGAATCCCGGTCCACTCGGCCGTGCCGATGGCGCCGCGGTGCCACTGCACGCCCTCGAACCGGTGGCCGTGCTCGGCGCCGAACAGGGCGCGCCGGTTGCCCGCGCACTCCAGGGTGCGGACGACGGACACGAGCGGGAACCGGCGCCACAGGTCGTCGTAGGTGTAGTCGATGGTCCGGCGCACGCCGCCGCCCTCCACGCGCAGCGTCCAGGTCTTCGGGTCGACGCGGGGGGTCGGGGCGTGGTTGCGGACGAAGAAGCGGTCGATGGGGGTGATCAGGCCCGGCAGGCGGTCGGGCCGGGCGCCGTAGTCGAGGCCGGTGCCGGCGTCCTCCATGAGGTCGGCGCTGATCGGCTTCACCACCGCCGTGCGGATGTCGCGTGTCGTACGCATCGGCCTTTCCTCTCCCGGCCGATGCGGTGACGGCCGTCAGCCGAGGTCGCGGCTCGCCCTGTGGGCGTGACGCTGTGCCCAGGACGCGAGGCGTGACCAGCGCCGGGCCGCGACCAGGCGGTTGGCGACGCGGGCGTCGTCGGCCTCGCGGTGCAACTCCGTGAGGCGCTCGGTGGCCAGGGAGTAGTCGTAGAACATCATTACCGTCCAGCTCGCCGTTGTAACTGTCTTAGATTTCTTAGCCAGTCACAAAGGTACGGCAAAGTGCGTAACTGGTCAAGTTGGTTTGGACGGTTACGTCGCCCTGGCGGCCTGGGCGTCGTACGCGCGGACGACGGTGTCGAGCAGGCCGGGGAAGAGGGCGTCGAGATCCTCCCGGCGCAGCGAGCTCATCTTCGCGGTCCCCCGGTAGACCTGCCTGATCACGCCCGCCTCGCGGAGCACGCGGAAGTGGTGGGTGGTCGTCGACTTGCTGACCGCGAGGTCGATCGCCGAGCAGGAGGATTCGCCGTTGCCGGCGAGGAAGCGCACCACCTGGAGGCGTACGGGATCGGACAGCGCGTGCAGGACGGCCTCCAGCCGGATCTCGGAGGGATCCGGGTGGTCGAGCGTCCGGGGCTGGGGCGTCATCGCGGCCCTCCTTGTACGACGTTCGTCGTAGTTTGACATCTCTCGTACTACGAAGGTTATCGTACAAAGGTCGCCGTGATGAGGACCGTGACGAGAGGAGAGCGGCGTGAGCGCGTTGTTCGAGCCCCTGAAACTGCGGGACCTGACCATTCCCAACCGCGTCTGGATGCCGCCGATGTGCCAGTACAGCGCGGCGATGGAGGGGCCCGGGCAGGGCGTCCCCACCGACTGGCATCTCGCCCACCTCGGCTCCCGGGCGGCGGGCGGGGCCGGTTTGATCATCGTCGAGGCCACGGCCGTCTCCCCGGAGGGCCGGATCAGCCCCGCCGATCTCGGGCTGTGGAACGAGCGCCAGCAGGAGGCGTTCGGCCGCATCACCCGGTTCGTCACCGAGCAGGGCGCGGTGCCCGGCATCCAGCTCGCCCACGCCGGGCGCAAGGCGTCCACCGGCCTCCCGTGGCGGGGCGGCGGGCCGGTCGGCCCCGATGACCACGGGTGGCGGCCGGTCGCGCCCAGCTCCATCCCCTTCGACGATGGCTATCCGGTGCCGGAGGAGCTGAGCGAGGCGGAGATCCGGCGGCTGGTGGACGCCTTCGCCGCGGCCGCCCGCCGCGCGCTCGCGGCGGGCTTCACGGTGGTGGAGATCCACGGCGCCCACGGCTACCTGATCCACGAGTTCCTGTCGCCGTTCAGCAACCGGCGCACCGACGCGTACGGCGGCACTTTCGAGAACCGGGCTCGCCTCGCGCTCGAGGTGGCCGACGCGGTGCGCGCCGTGTGGCCGGACGAGCTGCCGGTGTTCTTCCGGGTCTCGGCCACCGACTGGCTGAGCGAGAACCCCGAGGACCCCCGCGAGGGCTGGACGGCCGGCGACACCGTACGGCTGGCCAAGGAGCTGCTCGCCCACGGGGTGGATCTGCTCGACGTCTCGACGGGCGGCAACGTGCCGGGTGCCCGCATCCCCCTGGAACCGGGTTATCAGGTGCCGTTCGCGGCCCGGGTGAAGGCGGAGACGGACATCGCCGCCTCGGCCGTCGGGCTCATCACCGAGCCGCGCCACGCGGAGGAGATCGTGGCCTCCGGGCAGGCCGACGCGGTGATGCTCGGGCGTGAGCTGCTGCGCAACCCCTACTGGCCGAACGACGCGGCGGGCGAGCTCGGCGCGCGTGGGCGCTGGCCGGTCCAGTACCACCGGGCGCTCTGAACGGGCTCGGCCGGGCGCCTCGCTGTTCGAGTCATCGGCCGTACGGACATGGGTAGGGGTCGTCGTATGGCAGAGATCGGATTCACCCTCATGTCCGAGCAGTCGCCCGCCAAGGAGCTGGTGGAGGACGCGGTCGCCGCCGAGCGGGCGGGCTTCGGCTACGCGGTCGTCTCCGACCACTACTTCCCGTGGCTGGAGGAGATGGGCCACTCTCCGTACGCCTGGTCGGTGCTGGGCGCGGTGGCGCAGACCACCGAGCGGCTGCCGCTGATGACGTACGTGACGTGCCCGATCATGCGGTATCACCCGGCGGTGGTGGCGCAGAAGGCCGCCACGATGGGGGTGCTCAGCGACGGCCGCTTCACCCTCGGCGTGGGCGCGGGCGAGAACCTGAACGAGCACGTGATCGGGCACGGCTGGCCGCCGGTCAACACCAGGCACGAGATGTTCCGCGAGGCCATCGAGGTCATCAAGGAGCTCTTCCAGGGCGGCTACCGCAACTATCGCGGCGAGTATTTCGACATCGACTCGGCCCGCCTGTTCGATCTGCCGGAACGGCCGGTGCCCGTCGCGGTCGCCGCGTCCGGCGACCAGTCGGTGGACATCGCGGCCGAGCTCGGCGACGGCCTCGTGGCGACGGACCCGGACGGGTCGCTGGTGGAGAGGTTCGCGGCGTCCGGCGGCGAGGGCAAGCCCGTCTACGGCCAGCTCGCCGTCTGCTACGACCCCGACAGGGACGCCGCGGTCGAACGCGCGCACCGCCTGTGGCGCTGGTCGGTGGCCGGCTGGAAGGTCATGTCGGAGCTGCCCGCGCCGGTCAACTTCGCCGCCGCCACCGAGACCGTGCGGCCGGAGGACGTGGCGGAGAAGGTGCCCTGCGGCGCGGATCCCGGGGCCGTGGTCGAGGCCGTACGGAAGTACGCCGAGGCCGGTTTCACCCACATCGCGCTCGTGCAGATCGGACGGGAGCGCCAGCGGGAGTTCTTCGAGTGGTCGGAGAAGGAGCTCCTGCCCGCCCTGCGTGATCTTCAGACGTGAGACGAGGTCTGGGCCTCCCGCCTCCAGGGGAGCGCGGGCAGGCCGCACCGCACCCGCAGGACCATCCAGAACGCCGGGGCGAGCAGCAGCACGGCGACCAGCGCCCAGATGGTCTGGGTGTTGCCGGCGCCGAACATCTTCAGCGCCGAGGCGAGCAGCACGAACGCCAGGACGCGGCGGATCAGCCCGCCGGGGGCGCGTGAGGAGATCCGCGAGCCGAGGTAGACGCCGGGGATTGACCCCACCAGCAGCGCGACCGTGATCGACAGCGTGAACTCGCCGAACAGCAGGTGCCCGAGCGCGGCCGACATGACGAGCGGCACGGCCTGCACAAGGTCGGTGCCGACGAGCTGGTTGGCCTTCAGGGCGGGATAGAGCGCCAGCAGGGCCACGATGATCAGGGAGCCGGAGCCGACCGAGGTGATCCCGACCACGAGCCCGCCGACGGCTCCCACCAGTGCGGTCGGCAGCGGCCGTACGGCGACGGAGGGCATCTCGGTCGCGGCCGGTTCGCCGGGAGCGGCGGTGCGGCGGCCGGTCTCCGGGGTGCGGCCCTCGGCGCGGTCGCGCATCGCGAGATAGCCGCGTACGGCCAGGCCCCCGGCCGCGATGAGCAGGGCGATGCCGAGACCCTTCTCGATCACCTCCTGCACGGCCTCGCCCCGGCCCAGCGCGCGGGCGATGAGCACCCCGCAGAACGCCGCGGGGACCGAGCCCGCGCACAGCCAGGCGACGAGCCGCAGGTTGACCGTGCCCCGGCGCAGGTGCACGAGACTGCCCACCGGTTTCATGACGGCGGCGGCGACGAGGTCGCTGGAGACGGCGGCGAGGGGCGGCACGCCGAAGAACGTCACGAGCATGGGCGTCATCAGGGCCCCGCCGCCCATACCGGTCAGGCCGACGACGACGGCGACCAGGAACGAGCCGATCGCCATGGTGTAGTCGAAATGCACCCGCTAACCCTACCTAACCCATCGGAATTACGGATACCCCCATCTTGTAGTGAACCTTTCGTGCTTAACCGGTTCGGCCGATCACTCGCGGCGTACCCCGCGACGGGCCGGTCACCCGCGCTGGCCGGGCCTTCTCGCGGAGGCGGAGACTCGCGGGAGTACCGTAGGGATCACACAGGTGATCAGCCGTTGACGTGGTGGTGGCCCACCCAATACCTTGGCCGCACCTTATCCGGTTAAGTATGGCGATGGAGGGGCTGGGGATGCGGCGATGACCGTCCTCGCGGTGGACATCGGCGGCACGAAGTTCGCCGCCGCGGCCGTCGCGCCCGACGGCGAGATGCTGGCCCGCGCCGAGGTGCCGCTGGGCGGCCCCGGGTCGGCCGACCGTACGCTGTCCGAGGTCGTGGGCCGGATCACCGAGCGCGTGCCGCCCGCCCGGCTCGACGGCATCGGAGTGGGCTCGGCCGGGCCGCTCGACCCCCGCAAGGGCACGGTCAGCCCGGTGAACATCCCGGCCTGGCGCGAGTTCCCGCTGGTCGACACGCTCCGCGAGGTGCTGCCCGGCCGGCCCGTACGGCTCGCTGGAGACGCCCAGTGCATGGCACTCGGGGAGTGGTGGCGCGGCCTGGGCGGCGACGGCGCGGCGCGGAGCCGGGCCATGCTCGGCATGGTGGTCTCCACCGGCGTCGGCGGCGGCCTCGTCCTCGACGGCGTGCCGTACGTCGGCCCGACCGGCAACGCCGGGCACATCGGCCACATCACCGTCGATCCCGGCGGCGAGCCGTGCCCCTGCGGCGGCGTCGGCTGCGTCGAGACCATCGCGAGCGGGCCCGGCATGGTCCGCTGGGCCACCGCGAACGGCTGGACCGGTGCGGATGCCAGGGCGCTGGCCGCCGACGCCCGGACCGGGCACCCCACCGCCGTGACCGCCTTCCGGCGCGCGGCCGACGCGCTGGCCACCGCCGTGCTCACGGCGTCCGCCCTGTTCGACCTCGACCACGTCGTCATCGGAGGGGGCGTGGCCGCCGCGGGGCCGATTCTGTTCGGCCCGCTCAGGCGGGCGATCGAGAGGAACGCCGGGCTCGGCTTCCTGCGACGCCTGCGGGTGGACCCGACCTCCCTGGGACGCGACGCCGGGCTGTTCGGCGCCGCCGCCCTCGTCCTGCTACAGGACGACCCCTCCGAGTGAGCGCGGGCACCTTCCACATCGGCGCATCCGGGCAGAGGAGGGGCAAAGGTACCCTGGAGTAACTGACAGGAATCGGGGGCCACCATGACGGGAACGCACAGGTGAAAGGCGCCACCGGTTCGGCAGGCCCGCCACATGGGGCGGTCAGGCCGGCTCCCGACCTCCTGACGGCGCTGCTCGACGGCAGCGCCGAGGGCATCGTGCTGTGCGACGCTGACGGCGTCGTGACGCTGGTCAACGCGGCGGCGGTCCGCCTGATGCCCGGAGTCGAGCCGGGCCTGCCCGCGCCCGCGCCGCTCGGGCCCGTCCCGTCCGCCCCCGAAGGCCGGACCATGATCCACGGCGGCCGGGCGATCCGGATTCGCGCCGAAGCGGTCGGCGACGGCCGCCTCGCCTGGTATCTCTCCGATCTGGACGCGGCGCCGCGGACCGAGTTCCTGCTGGAGGCCGGCCGCCGCCTGTCCGCCTCGCTCAACCCGCACCGGTGCGCCAGGGCCGCGACGGAGCTGGCCGCCGACTTCCTGTGCGACATGGCGGTCGTGCTGCTGCCGTCCACCGCCCGCCGCCGGATGGAGTGGGTGCGCGCCGTCTCCGGCCGGCCCGGCGCGGAGGAGGGCACTCTGCCGGCCGCCGAGGCGGCGGAGGTGCCCGGCCTGACCGACGCGCTCGCGGGCCTGCGGCACGGTGGCACAGGGCTGCATGTCCCAAGAGACACAGGGCTGCAGGATCCGGGCGGCGCGCCGGAGTGGCTGCTGCCGGAGGGGTTCGGGCCCCTGGGCCACCTGCTGGTGCTCCCGCTGCCCGGCAACGGCGTGCCCGCCGGGGCGATCGTGCTCGCCCGCCGTGCTGGGCGGCCGCCGTTCTGCGACGACGACCAGAGGATGGCGCGCGACCTCGCGATCCGGGCCGGTGCCGCGATCTCCGCGGCCTCCCTGTTCCGGGAGCAGAGCACGATCAACGCCATCCTGACCGGTGATCTGCTGCCGCCGGACCTGCCGGAGATCGAGGGCATGCGGGTGGCGGGCCGGCTGCGGGCCTCGCAGCAGGCCGGCGCCATCGGCGGCGACTTCTACGACGTCTACCTGCCCGACGCGGCTACCGGCGACG
This region includes:
- a CDS encoding LLM class F420-dependent oxidoreductase encodes the protein MAEIGFTLMSEQSPAKELVEDAVAAERAGFGYAVVSDHYFPWLEEMGHSPYAWSVLGAVAQTTERLPLMTYVTCPIMRYHPAVVAQKAATMGVLSDGRFTLGVGAGENLNEHVIGHGWPPVNTRHEMFREAIEVIKELFQGGYRNYRGEYFDIDSARLFDLPERPVPVAVAASGDQSVDIAAELGDGLVATDPDGSLVERFAASGGEGKPVYGQLAVCYDPDRDAAVERAHRLWRWSVAGWKVMSELPAPVNFAAATETVRPEDVAEKVPCGADPGAVVEAVRKYAEAGFTHIALVQIGRERQREFFEWSEKELLPALRDLQT
- a CDS encoding ROK family protein — encoded protein: MTVLAVDIGGTKFAAAAVAPDGEMLARAEVPLGGPGSADRTLSEVVGRITERVPPARLDGIGVGSAGPLDPRKGTVSPVNIPAWREFPLVDTLREVLPGRPVRLAGDAQCMALGEWWRGLGGDGAARSRAMLGMVVSTGVGGGLVLDGVPYVGPTGNAGHIGHITVDPGGEPCPCGGVGCVETIASGPGMVRWATANGWTGADARALAADARTGHPTAVTAFRRAADALATAVLTASALFDLDHVVIGGGVAAAGPILFGPLRRAIERNAGLGFLRRLRVDPTSLGRDAGLFGAAALVLLQDDPSE
- a CDS encoding sulfite exporter TauE/SafE family protein — protein: MHFDYTMAIGSFLVAVVVGLTGMGGGALMTPMLVTFFGVPPLAAVSSDLVAAAVMKPVGSLVHLRRGTVNLRLVAWLCAGSVPAAFCGVLIARALGRGEAVQEVIEKGLGIALLIAAGGLAVRGYLAMRDRAEGRTPETGRRTAAPGEPAATEMPSVAVRPLPTALVGAVGGLVVGITSVGSGSLIIVALLALYPALKANQLVGTDLVQAVPLVMSAALGHLLFGEFTLSITVALLVGSIPGVYLGSRISSRAPGGLIRRVLAFVLLASALKMFGAGNTQTIWALVAVLLLAPAFWMVLRVRCGLPALPWRREAQTSSHV
- a CDS encoding ArsR/SmtB family transcription factor translates to MTPQPRTLDHPDPSEIRLEAVLHALSDPVRLQVVRFLAGNGESSCSAIDLAVSKSTTTHHFRVLREAGVIRQVYRGTAKMSSLRREDLDALFPGLLDTVVRAYDAQAARAT
- a CDS encoding PP2C family protein-serine/threonine phosphatase; this encodes MKGATGSAGPPHGAVRPAPDLLTALLDGSAEGIVLCDADGVVTLVNAAAVRLMPGVEPGLPAPAPLGPVPSAPEGRTMIHGGRAIRIRAEAVGDGRLAWYLSDLDAAPRTEFLLEAGRRLSASLNPHRCARAATELAADFLCDMAVVLLPSTARRRMEWVRAVSGRPGAEEGTLPAAEAAEVPGLTDALAGLRHGGTGLHVPRDTGLQDPGGAPEWLLPEGFGPLGHLLVLPLPGNGVPAGAIVLARRAGRPPFCDDDQRMARDLAIRAGAAISAASLFREQSTINAILTGDLLPPDLPEIEGMRVAGRLRASQQAGAIGGDFYDVYLPDAATGDGIVERPPLVILGDVCGKGARAAVLAGQVRHSLRTLLLLESRTDRLLELLNRSLLASPSPHSYVTMILAALRAAPGDHVLVDLAVAGHPPPLVLRRDGTVEEVAARGSILGALKQISLWPVTLDLAPGEVCLLYSDGITEAFGGPSGREMFGEERLKAALATCAGMPVEALVERLEQLSTEWLGGAPATGLQDDRALLAVRAGRQG
- a CDS encoding sulfite oxidase, which translates into the protein MRTTRDIRTAVVKPISADLMEDAGTGLDYGARPDRLPGLITPIDRFFVRNHAPTPRVDPKTWTLRVEGGGVRRTIDYTYDDLWRRFPLVSVVRTLECAGNRRALFGAEHGHRFEGVQWHRGAIGTAEWTGIPLRDLLEPAGLTDAAVEVMPEGLDEARGRRPMPLAKALAPDTLLALALNGEILPPDHGFPARVVVSGWLGAASIKWVGRIEVSDRPLSVPWNTDDYVIVGPGRPAVPITSTPVASLVELPWPARLHPGPQTIRGRAYAGEDRVTAVDYRIDDGPWRPAVLDGPGLAGVWTRWRFTWDPAPGAHVVRVRATDEHGRTQPEVTPMNDLGYCHTSVLPHPVLVA
- a CDS encoding zinc-binding dehydrogenase, whose protein sequence is MYAIRLHAFGPAENLVYEEAEDPEPGPGQVRVAVRAAGVHLVDTVLRAGKYGGGPIPVPDLPTIPGREVAGVVDAVGPEVDPGLIGRRVVTHLGMVPGGYAELAVRDAAAIHEIPDGLGYGEAVAMIGTGRTTMGILDVAEIRADDVMVVTAAAGGIGNLLVQAGVRAGATVVGLAGGPAKVSRVRELGAHHAVDYTAPGWPDEVRALLGDREVTLALDGVGGTIGRATLELLGVGGRIVLFGWSDAEGGPTALTTEDLYQRGITAAVGIGPRVLKRPGGLRGLEERALAAAGSGELVPLVQSFPLKDAAAAHAALETRATTGKVVLVP
- a CDS encoding NADH:flavin oxidoreductase/NADH oxidase is translated as MSALFEPLKLRDLTIPNRVWMPPMCQYSAAMEGPGQGVPTDWHLAHLGSRAAGGAGLIIVEATAVSPEGRISPADLGLWNERQQEAFGRITRFVTEQGAVPGIQLAHAGRKASTGLPWRGGGPVGPDDHGWRPVAPSSIPFDDGYPVPEELSEAEIRRLVDAFAAAARRALAAGFTVVEIHGAHGYLIHEFLSPFSNRRTDAYGGTFENRARLALEVADAVRAVWPDELPVFFRVSATDWLSENPEDPREGWTAGDTVRLAKELLAHGVDLLDVSTGGNVPGARIPLEPGYQVPFAARVKAETDIAASAVGLITEPRHAEEIVASGQADAVMLGRELLRNPYWPNDAAGELGARGRWPVQYHRAL